In one Arenibacter antarcticus genomic region, the following are encoded:
- a CDS encoding methylated-DNA--[protein]-cysteine S-methyltransferase, producing MIETAFLKTPLGIAKLEGDENGLTSLSILDRDEKPTDIIPEELEDAVYQLKEYFDGSRTQFSLLLNPIGTEFQNKVWKALELIPYGKTVSYLELSKTLGDPNAIRAVASANGKNPLWIIIPCHRVIGSDGSLTGYAGGLHRKKWLLEHENPAKQQSLF from the coding sequence ATGATAGAAACGGCCTTTTTAAAAACACCCTTGGGCATTGCCAAACTTGAAGGCGATGAAAATGGATTAACATCCCTTAGTATCTTGGATAGAGATGAAAAACCAACCGATATTATTCCCGAAGAATTGGAAGATGCCGTATACCAATTAAAGGAATACTTTGATGGCAGTCGCACTCAATTTAGTTTGTTGCTAAACCCTATAGGAACCGAGTTCCAAAATAAAGTGTGGAAGGCCTTGGAACTAATCCCCTATGGCAAGACGGTCTCCTACTTGGAACTGTCCAAAACCTTGGGCGACCCAAATGCAATAAGGGCGGTGGCATCAGCCAACGGCAAAAATCCCTTGTGGATCATTATTCCATGTCATAGGGTAATTGGCAGTGATGGTTCCCTTACCGGATACGCAGGGGGACTTCATCGAAAAAAATGGCTTTTAGAACATGAAAATCCAGCAAAACAGCAGTCACTTTTCTAA
- a CDS encoding DUF3078 domain-containing protein yields the protein MRKIVLALIIFMSIQMGYAQTLEELKAEKSIKTDSIAAIQGRVDAIQKKIKALPGWKKGAFGTIGTSLSGFNNWYSKGAPNSSAGNIGVTANAFANLNQDKFFWRNSLSLNLGWVKFDDKDIDSDDDSFRSSTDVFSLTSLYGRKLSEKFAISGLAEYRTTIIDNFNDPGYLDLGVGATWTPIADLVVVIHPLNYNFVFSSEDTVFESSLGAKIVADYTKQLGKINFKTNLSMFQSYETSDLSNWTWTNSFGYTLWKGIGVGFEFGLRDNKQEALSYAINNLEVGDPEPTFGNVDNDLQTYWLFGLNYSF from the coding sequence ATGAGAAAAATTGTACTTGCATTGATCATTTTTATGTCGATCCAAATGGGTTACGCCCAAACTTTGGAAGAATTAAAAGCGGAGAAAAGTATTAAAACCGACTCCATTGCGGCAATTCAAGGAAGGGTAGATGCCATTCAGAAGAAAATTAAAGCGCTACCAGGATGGAAAAAGGGGGCCTTTGGTACTATAGGCACCAGTCTATCTGGCTTTAATAATTGGTATTCCAAAGGAGCTCCAAACTCTAGTGCCGGCAATATAGGTGTGACGGCCAACGCGTTCGCAAATCTTAATCAAGATAAGTTTTTCTGGAGAAACTCCCTTAGTCTAAATCTAGGTTGGGTGAAATTTGATGATAAGGATATTGATTCCGATGATGATAGCTTCCGCTCCTCCACGGACGTATTTTCTTTAACGTCACTTTATGGTAGAAAGCTCAGCGAAAAGTTTGCAATATCTGGTTTGGCGGAATATCGGACAACCATTATCGATAATTTTAACGACCCAGGGTATTTGGATCTAGGGGTGGGTGCTACTTGGACCCCCATTGCCGATCTTGTAGTGGTAATTCACCCTTTAAACTACAACTTTGTATTCAGCAGTGAGGATACTGTTTTTGAATCCTCCTTGGGTGCCAAAATAGTTGCTGATTATACAAAGCAATTAGGCAAAATAAACTTTAAGACCAATTTGTCCATGTTTCAGAGTTATGAAACCTCGGACCTTTCCAACTGGACATGGACCAACTCCTTTGGATATACTTTGTGGAAAGGTATTGGGGTAGGTTTCGAGTTCGGATTGAGGGATAATAAGCAAGAGGCCCTAAGTTATGCAATTAACAATTTGGAAGTTGGCGACCCCGAACCTACTTTTGGCAATGTGGATAATGACCTACAGACGTATTGGCTGTTTGGTCTAAACTATTCTTTTTAG
- the hflX gene encoding GTPase HflX, with amino-acid sequence MLEKNTIDHEKAVLIGVMNKDQNEAKVTEYLDELEFLTYTAGGEVCKRFVQRIDLPNPKTYIGSGKMLEVEAYVKENDIGSVIFDDELTPGQQRNIEKQLKCKILDRTSLILDIFAQRAQTSYARTQVELAQYEYFLPRLTGLWTHLERQRGGIGMRGPGETEIETDRRIVRDRISLLKKKLLKVDKQMETQRGNRGAMVRVALVGYTNVGKSTLMNVVSKSEVFAENKLFATVDTTVRKVVIGNLPFLLSDTVGFIRKLPTQLVESFKSTLDEVREADLLLHIVDISHPNFEDHIESVNKTLAEINSADKKTIMVFNKIDLYKNETIDEDDLITEKTNKHFTLEEWKKTWMQRVGEYSIFISALNKENLEDFRKRVYDEVRDIHITRFPYNNFLYPENLDEY; translated from the coding sequence ATGTTAGAAAAGAACACTATAGATCATGAGAAAGCGGTCCTTATAGGAGTGATGAACAAGGATCAAAATGAAGCAAAGGTAACCGAGTATTTAGACGAATTGGAATTCCTGACCTACACCGCAGGTGGGGAAGTCTGTAAACGTTTTGTACAACGTATAGACCTACCCAATCCAAAAACCTATATTGGAAGCGGGAAGATGTTGGAAGTAGAAGCTTATGTTAAGGAAAATGATATTGGATCAGTAATTTTTGATGATGAGCTAACCCCTGGACAACAACGGAATATAGAAAAGCAGTTAAAGTGTAAAATCTTGGACCGTACCAGTCTGATATTGGATATTTTCGCCCAAAGGGCACAGACTAGTTATGCCCGTACACAGGTAGAACTAGCCCAGTATGAATATTTTCTTCCAAGGTTAACAGGTTTATGGACCCACTTGGAAAGACAGAGAGGGGGAATTGGCATGAGAGGTCCAGGTGAAACCGAAATAGAAACAGATAGACGTATTGTACGGGATAGAATCTCCTTGCTAAAGAAAAAGTTGCTCAAGGTAGATAAACAAATGGAAACCCAACGCGGGAATCGTGGTGCCATGGTACGTGTTGCCTTGGTAGGGTATACCAATGTCGGTAAATCCACGCTAATGAACGTGGTCAGTAAAAGTGAGGTCTTTGCAGAAAATAAATTATTTGCTACGGTAGATACCACGGTTAGGAAAGTAGTCATAGGAAACCTTCCGTTCTTATTAAGTGATACGGTAGGTTTTATCAGAAAACTACCTACACAATTAGTAGAGAGCTTTAAAAGCACCTTGGACGAGGTTCGAGAAGCGGATCTTCTTTTACATATCGTAGACATCTCCCATCCCAATTTTGAAGACCACATTGAGTCCGTTAATAAAACCCTTGCAGAAATAAACAGTGCCGATAAAAAAACAATAATGGTCTTCAATAAGATAGACCTATACAAGAACGAAACCATTGACGAGGACGACCTTATTACAGAAAAAACCAATAAGCATTTCACCTTGGAAGAGTGGAAGAAAACTTGGATGCAACGGGTTGGGGAATACTCCATATTTATATCCGCTTTGAACAAGGAGAACCTAGAAGATTTCAGAAAAAGGGTTTATGATGAGGTAAGGGACATCCATATTACACGATTCCCATATAACAATTTCCTTTATCCCGAAAATCTGGATGAATACTAA
- a CDS encoding endonuclease/exonuclease/phosphatase family protein has product MNFSFFEKKSEDNLHTIAFYNLENLFDALSDKNTLDLDFTPNGSRKWTPTRYRKKLQKLATTIAKVGLQAAGNPPTLVGIAEVEKGTVVQELLATDPLKEYNYGYVHYDSPDERGIDTALIYNRDNFKVIQSKPIPLIVHAINGDRDTTRDILYVQGLLNGEMLHVFVNHWPSRRTGNQETDYKRIEAANTIISYMNLIEEEFKDPNYIVMGDFNDGPTSISVQTLMGADKLYNPMQTLRSPTRGSVNYRRSWNLFDQIMVSHNFFNYGKGTHSFSHADIFDEAFLTESKGRYKGSPFRTYAGEKYKGGYSDHFPVYVLLKLN; this is encoded by the coding sequence ATGAATTTTTCATTTTTCGAGAAGAAATCGGAAGATAATCTGCATACTATTGCATTTTATAACCTAGAAAACTTGTTTGATGCCTTATCGGACAAAAATACCTTGGATCTAGATTTTACTCCCAACGGATCAAGGAAATGGACACCCACACGCTATAGAAAAAAGTTACAAAAACTGGCTACAACTATCGCTAAGGTTGGTCTTCAAGCTGCAGGTAACCCACCAACACTCGTGGGTATTGCTGAAGTTGAAAAGGGAACTGTGGTACAAGAATTACTGGCAACAGACCCCTTAAAGGAATATAACTACGGGTATGTGCATTATGATTCCCCCGATGAAAGGGGCATAGATACCGCATTGATCTATAATAGGGATAATTTTAAGGTGATACAGTCTAAACCTATACCCTTAATCGTACACGCCATCAATGGGGATAGAGATACTACCAGAGATATACTGTATGTCCAAGGTTTGTTGAATGGGGAGATGCTTCATGTTTTTGTCAACCATTGGCCCTCTAGGAGAACCGGCAATCAGGAAACCGATTACAAACGGATTGAAGCTGCCAATACTATTATTTCCTATATGAACCTTATTGAAGAGGAATTTAAGGATCCAAATTATATTGTTATGGGCGATTTTAATGATGGTCCTACCTCAATCAGTGTACAGACCCTTATGGGTGCCGATAAACTCTACAATCCCATGCAAACCTTGCGCTCCCCAACAAGGGGCAGTGTTAATTATAGAAGATCTTGGAATCTCTTTGATCAAATAATGGTTTCTCATAACTTTTTTAATTATGGGAAAGGGACCCATAGTTTTTCACATGCCGATATTTTTGATGAGGCCTTTTTAACGGAATCTAAAGGGAGGTATAAGGGAAGTCCGTTTAGAACTTATGCGGGAGAAAAGTATAAGGGTGGTTATAGCGATCATTTTCCTGTTTATGTATTGCTTAAGTTAAATTGA
- a CDS encoding S8 family serine peptidase translates to MTYTVPFLFWIRKYILFITFCLVSLLSAAQTELQLQQIRKGTHSAKLGAFTNDLKINFTQEKSQLLQQAKVNGWKLTERLPNGNFSALTAIGPDGTPIYYSTFSSDLNSTTRSNTMHDNGLLNLGINGENMMVGVWDAGSALATHAEFDSRVSVSDQSEVVDSHATRVTGILVASGLDKKAKGLAYKAKAVTNDWTRDKIEVAEMAANGMLLSNHSYGIRPDRVPDWYFGSYISVSRDWDKIMYSAPYYLMVTAAGNAQKSKDNQSPIFGTVDDGYDLLLGFATSKNGVTVAAANIETNNNGELLHATVATYSSFGPLDDGRIKPDIASHGSNIYTTGAKNNNGYETTHGTSVAAPGVTGSMLLLQQYHEEVEGSFMKAATIKGLVLHTADDVNAPGPDYNMGWGVINSKSAVELIANKGYASLISEESLLEGEIKNYTVRANGIDPLSASISWTDPATGVVNIGLLNDMTAALVNDLDIRITKEGEAHFPWKLDGTNADSPAFKGDNKVDPFEKIEVLNAEGTYTITVSHKNNLEGGAQNFSIIVSGIALTDCVLTIPEEVALTTAKNTSVSLNWIANTDALFQVEYKKKGSDHWIVESTFDHFLTLEGLVSGTDYWVRLKTFCSENASSGYTSEYEFSFMGEETELLRLSDYIPLEQKLSFSIIPNPVQELMTLEGNFPLNASYKILSMNGIVVKEGQAIEKQIQIADLTVGLYVLFVQGDQKTTTIKFYKS, encoded by the coding sequence ATGACCTATACAGTACCTTTCTTGTTTTGGATTCGCAAGTATATACTTTTTATCACTTTTTGCCTTGTAAGTTTGCTATCTGCCGCACAGACCGAACTTCAATTGCAACAGATAAGAAAAGGTACTCATAGCGCTAAATTGGGAGCGTTTACAAATGATCTTAAAATCAATTTTACGCAGGAAAAAAGTCAACTTTTACAGCAAGCTAAGGTTAATGGCTGGAAATTGACCGAAAGATTGCCCAACGGAAATTTTAGTGCACTTACCGCGATTGGCCCAGATGGGACTCCTATTTATTACAGTACTTTCAGTTCAGATTTGAACAGCACCACCAGATCCAATACGATGCACGATAATGGCTTATTGAATTTGGGTATTAATGGGGAAAATATGATGGTAGGTGTGTGGGATGCAGGATCGGCCTTGGCCACGCATGCCGAATTTGACAGTAGGGTAAGTGTTTCAGATCAGAGTGAAGTGGTGGATTCGCACGCAACTAGGGTCACCGGTATTTTGGTTGCTTCCGGATTGGACAAGAAAGCAAAGGGGCTAGCTTATAAAGCCAAAGCGGTTACCAATGATTGGACAAGGGATAAGATAGAAGTTGCAGAAATGGCCGCCAACGGAATGTTATTATCCAACCATTCCTACGGAATTAGGCCAGATAGGGTCCCCGATTGGTATTTTGGATCCTATATTTCCGTATCCAGAGACTGGGATAAGATTATGTACAGCGCACCTTATTATTTAATGGTTACCGCTGCGGGAAATGCGCAAAAAAGTAAGGACAACCAATCGCCTATTTTTGGAACTGTTGACGATGGATATGATCTATTGTTGGGATTTGCCACTTCAAAAAATGGAGTTACCGTTGCTGCGGCCAATATTGAAACCAACAATAACGGGGAATTGTTACATGCCACCGTGGCTACCTATTCCAGTTTTGGACCCCTGGATGACGGGAGGATAAAACCGGATATTGCTTCCCATGGCAGCAATATTTATACTACAGGTGCCAAAAACAATAATGGATATGAAACCACCCATGGAACATCGGTTGCCGCTCCTGGAGTAACAGGCTCCATGTTGTTGTTACAACAATATCACGAAGAGGTGGAAGGCAGTTTTATGAAGGCCGCAACTATAAAAGGATTGGTACTACACACTGCCGATGATGTAAATGCCCCTGGACCTGATTACAATATGGGGTGGGGGGTTATCAACTCTAAATCGGCTGTAGAATTAATAGCGAACAAAGGTTATGCTTCCCTAATCTCCGAGGAGAGCCTTTTAGAGGGAGAAATAAAAAATTATACCGTACGCGCCAATGGAATAGATCCTTTATCTGCTTCCATTTCTTGGACAGACCCGGCAACAGGAGTGGTTAATATTGGACTGTTGAATGATATGACCGCTGCTTTGGTGAACGACCTAGATATTAGGATTACTAAGGAGGGGGAAGCTCATTTTCCTTGGAAATTAGACGGTACCAATGCGGATTCCCCTGCATTTAAAGGAGACAATAAGGTGGATCCCTTCGAGAAAATTGAAGTTCTGAATGCTGAGGGAACCTATACCATTACCGTTTCGCATAAAAATAATCTGGAAGGGGGAGCCCAAAACTTTTCCATTATCGTTTCAGGAATAGCCCTAACGGACTGTGTGCTTACCATACCTGAGGAGGTGGCGCTGACAACTGCCAAGAATACTTCTGTAAGTTTAAACTGGATTGCAAATACCGATGCACTTTTTCAGGTGGAATACAAGAAAAAAGGTAGTGACCATTGGATTGTAGAATCCACTTTTGATCACTTCTTGACCTTGGAGGGATTAGTAAGTGGCACGGATTATTGGGTCCGATTAAAAACCTTTTGTTCGGAAAATGCCAGTTCTGGATACACCTCGGAATATGAGTTTAGCTTTATGGGAGAAGAAACGGAGCTCCTTCGTTTATCGGACTATATACCCTTGGAGCAGAAATTAAGCTTTTCCATTATCCCCAATCCCGTACAGGAGTTAATGACGTTGGAAGGGAATTTTCCCTTAAACGCCAGCTATAAGATACTATCCATGAACGGAATTGTAGTGAAGGAGGGACAAGCCATAGAAAAGCAGATTCAAATTGCAGATTTAACAGTTGGATTATATGTATTGTTTGTACAAGGGGATCAAAAAACTACTACCATTAAGTTTTATAAATCCTAA
- a CDS encoding 3'-5' exonuclease, whose protein sequence is MLHKINLEHILFLDIETVPEQENFNLLEDAKKELWEQKSKYQRRDEYSAEEFYDRAGIWAEFGKIVTISVGYFKFQGDQRSFRVTSFHGEESKILKDFKILLDTHFNHPKHLLCGHNGKEFDFPYIARRMIIHKIELPEKLNLFGKKPWEIAHLDTMELWKFGDYKHYTSLKLMANVLGIASPKEDIDGSMVKEVYYKEKDLERIIKYCELDVITTAQVFLRLRGDDLLEEEEIKRI, encoded by the coding sequence ATGTTACATAAAATAAATTTGGAGCATATTCTCTTTTTGGACATTGAAACCGTTCCCGAACAAGAGAATTTTAATTTATTGGAGGATGCCAAAAAGGAGCTTTGGGAACAGAAATCCAAATACCAACGCAGGGACGAGTATAGCGCGGAAGAATTTTACGACCGTGCAGGAATCTGGGCCGAATTTGGAAAAATAGTCACCATTTCCGTTGGCTATTTTAAATTTCAAGGCGACCAACGCAGTTTTAGGGTAACCTCTTTCCATGGTGAAGAATCTAAAATTCTAAAAGATTTTAAAATCTTGTTGGACACCCATTTTAATCACCCCAAACATCTATTATGCGGACATAACGGCAAAGAATTCGATTTCCCCTATATAGCCAGACGGATGATCATCCACAAAATAGAATTGCCGGAAAAATTAAATCTATTTGGAAAAAAGCCCTGGGAAATTGCACATTTAGACACCATGGAACTCTGGAAGTTTGGCGATTATAAGCACTATACCTCCTTAAAACTTATGGCCAACGTTCTTGGTATTGCGTCTCCTAAAGAAGACATAGACGGAAGTATGGTAAAAGAGGTGTACTACAAGGAGAAGGACCTAGAGCGTATTATTAAATATTGTGAGTTGGATGTAATTACCACCGCACAGGTCTTTTTAAGGTTGCGCGGGGATGACTTATTGGAAGAAGAGGAGATTAAACGTATCTAG
- a CDS encoding CNNM domain-containing protein, whose translation MGLLFFYAFISILFSFLCSILEAVLLSVSQTFINLEKKDGKSYALDLEILKKDVDKPLIAILTLNTIAHTVGAILVGVQAKVVYSELYENTKRSFLGIEFTEGAMVGLVSTLMTILILVASEIIPKTIGATYWKQLVNFTTKTLKIMVWALKWTGLLWVLQLFTKLVGNKGMEGSVLSREDFGAMTDIAHEEGVFQESESTIIRNLLKFDEVLVKDVMTPRAVVKIASEDVSIKEFYDANPRMVFSRIPVYSQKIDNITGFVLKDKVLEEIIINNGDAPLSSIKREILISNRKTPLPELFRTFISENEHIALVVDEYGSVSGVVSMEDILETLLGLEIMDESDSVENLQQLARKNWNERAKRLGNIGEDKPQE comes from the coding sequence ATGGGCCTACTTTTCTTTTATGCATTTATTTCTATCCTATTTTCATTTCTATGTTCCATCTTAGAAGCGGTTTTACTGAGCGTTTCACAGACTTTTATCAACCTAGAAAAGAAAGATGGAAAATCGTACGCCCTTGATCTAGAAATCCTTAAAAAGGACGTAGATAAACCACTGATTGCCATCCTAACATTAAATACCATAGCACATACCGTTGGTGCAATATTAGTGGGAGTGCAAGCAAAAGTGGTCTATTCCGAATTATATGAGAATACAAAAAGATCGTTTTTAGGAATAGAATTTACGGAAGGCGCCATGGTTGGCCTGGTATCTACCCTAATGACAATTTTAATTTTAGTCGCTTCCGAAATAATCCCAAAGACCATTGGGGCTACCTATTGGAAACAATTGGTGAATTTCACCACCAAAACCTTAAAAATCATGGTATGGGCCCTTAAATGGACGGGCTTGTTATGGGTGCTGCAACTTTTCACCAAACTTGTAGGAAATAAGGGCATGGAAGGAAGTGTCTTGAGCAGAGAGGATTTTGGTGCGATGACAGATATTGCACACGAAGAAGGCGTTTTCCAAGAATCGGAATCTACCATCATCAGGAACCTCCTCAAATTTGACGAGGTATTGGTAAAAGATGTCATGACCCCAAGGGCAGTAGTGAAAATTGCATCGGAAGACGTCAGTATAAAGGAATTCTATGACGCCAATCCCAGAATGGTTTTCTCACGGATTCCTGTGTATAGCCAAAAAATTGATAATATTACTGGCTTTGTACTCAAGGACAAAGTACTGGAGGAGATCATCATTAATAATGGCGACGCCCCTCTATCCTCTATTAAGCGTGAGATCTTAATTAGTAACCGAAAAACACCCCTTCCCGAACTCTTTAGAACCTTTATTTCCGAAAATGAACACATTGCCTTGGTGGTGGACGAATACGGTTCCGTTAGTGGCGTGGTAAGCATGGAAGACATTTTAGAGACCCTATTGGGGCTCGAAATTATGGATGAAAGCGATAGTGTGGAAAACTTACAGCAATTGGCACGTAAAAATTGGAACGAACGGGCTAAAAGATTGGGAAATATTGGGGAAGATAAACCGCAGGAATGA
- a CDS encoding DUF4153 domain-containing protein, producing the protein MNLASFKEISDKAYNAFQRFPITLLWTILGSIYCIYFIGKDGGDFFETHLNVFMTLVIGVSWLIAIQFLIEQFPNPKKWQWTKMVLLGLLFLFYWQLPTLVGHNDDPTYYVRFMLYFIAGHLGILFAPFIKSWNKNAHWNYIKSVGFSIGRSALFSGVLYLGLVLALLALESLFDIKISGKRYGQLFVFCLGTVNTWIYLSDFPKQILLQTTIYFHKALEVFVKYILIPLVLLYLIILYAYSLKILIQWELPQGWVSYLVTALAILGFAVQHIIDPIQKTLKSWSINTFHPWFYILLLPMVVLLFVAIFRRIDDYGFTENRYFVLLLAFWILGVTLYLLFSKGKRLKVLSISLFILALLSSFGFWGTFSISEKSQINQFKKVYLEVMKSDKLANQAQYRQLTSIIDYLADRKLVSKLDPIIGFSTHSIRLDTIENSKITYHHNTPQILLDHMDIKIDPDINFNYNDLYYNLYDGNTNSHSYPISGFDYFAELNFSDSGDNDIMEIGELWVKFDEKNTRLLLLDPKKKDTLLVIPIENKLRKLAKHGYNLNNAKKEELTITSSAEGIYAKVVLTQLGFYMDRDSISLHNGEIFLFLKQQ; encoded by the coding sequence ATGAATCTAGCATCTTTCAAAGAAATTTCCGATAAGGCCTACAACGCCTTTCAACGGTTTCCTATTACTTTATTATGGACCATTTTGGGAAGTATATACTGTATTTATTTTATCGGAAAGGATGGAGGTGATTTTTTTGAAACCCATTTAAATGTATTTATGACCTTGGTAATAGGGGTTAGTTGGCTAATTGCAATACAATTTCTTATAGAGCAATTTCCTAATCCAAAAAAATGGCAATGGACAAAGATGGTCCTACTAGGGCTCCTTTTCCTGTTTTATTGGCAGCTGCCTACACTTGTGGGTCATAATGACGATCCCACCTACTATGTCCGGTTTATGCTGTATTTTATCGCTGGCCATTTAGGTATCCTTTTTGCCCCATTTATCAAAAGCTGGAATAAAAACGCTCATTGGAACTATATTAAATCAGTTGGCTTTTCCATTGGAAGAAGCGCCCTTTTCTCTGGGGTACTCTACTTAGGACTTGTATTGGCTCTATTAGCCCTCGAATCGCTCTTTGATATAAAAATATCAGGAAAACGCTATGGACAACTTTTTGTTTTCTGTTTAGGCACCGTTAATACATGGATTTATCTTTCAGATTTCCCAAAACAAATTTTACTGCAAACCACCATCTATTTCCATAAGGCCTTGGAGGTCTTTGTAAAGTATATTTTAATTCCACTAGTACTGTTGTATCTAATTATCTTATACGCTTACAGCCTAAAAATATTAATTCAATGGGAACTCCCACAAGGCTGGGTTTCATACTTGGTGACGGCTTTGGCTATTTTGGGATTTGCAGTACAGCATATTATCGATCCGATTCAAAAAACCCTAAAATCATGGAGTATAAATACCTTCCATCCCTGGTTTTATATTTTATTGTTACCCATGGTTGTATTACTATTTGTAGCCATTTTTAGACGAATTGACGACTACGGGTTCACCGAAAATCGATATTTTGTACTGCTACTTGCTTTTTGGATATTGGGAGTGACACTTTACCTATTGTTTAGCAAAGGAAAGCGACTAAAAGTGCTCTCTATTTCCCTTTTCATATTGGCTTTACTATCATCCTTTGGCTTTTGGGGGACCTTCAGTATTTCGGAAAAAAGTCAAATAAATCAGTTTAAAAAAGTGTACTTAGAAGTAATGAAAAGCGATAAACTTGCCAACCAGGCACAGTACCGCCAACTAACATCGATTATAGACTATTTGGCAGACCGTAAATTGGTGTCCAAATTAGATCCCATTATTGGGTTTTCCACCCATAGTATTCGTTTAGATACCATTGAAAACTCTAAAATAACCTACCACCACAATACCCCTCAAATATTGTTGGACCACATGGATATAAAAATAGACCCCGATATAAATTTCAATTACAATGATCTTTATTACAATCTTTATGATGGTAACACCAACAGCCACAGTTACCCCATTTCAGGTTTTGACTATTTTGCAGAACTGAATTTTTCTGATTCTGGCGATAACGACATAATGGAGATTGGCGAGTTATGGGTTAAATTTGATGAGAAGAATACACGTTTGCTGCTTTTGGACCCCAAAAAGAAGGATACCCTACTGGTGATTCCTATTGAGAATAAATTGAGGAAACTTGCAAAACACGGTTACAATTTAAATAACGCCAAGAAGGAAGAACTTACAATAACATCTAGTGCTGAAGGAATTTATGCTAAGGTGGTTCTTACACAGTTGGGTTTTTACATGGATAGGGATTCTATCTCCCTACACAATGGAGAAATTTTTCTATTTTTAAAACAACAATAG
- a CDS encoding DUF2480 family protein, whose protein sequence is MMTEIINRVSQSKLITFNLEDHYPKGQRVILDIKEWLYEGLILREKEFRVQIENHDWSQYSDCYVALTCSTDAIIPGWAYMLIGTKLQPFCKKMLIGDLEMLESSLYQDILENLDVSEFKGKPVIVKGCSNKPVPSNAYLWVTAKLQTVAKSVMYGEACSSVPLFKAK, encoded by the coding sequence ATTATGACAGAAATAATAAATCGTGTTTCGCAAAGCAAACTGATAACCTTTAATCTGGAAGATCATTACCCTAAAGGGCAAAGGGTGATTCTGGATATTAAGGAATGGTTGTATGAGGGCTTAATACTTCGTGAAAAAGAATTCAGGGTACAAATAGAAAATCACGATTGGAGCCAGTATAGTGATTGTTATGTAGCTTTAACCTGTTCTACCGATGCCATTATTCCAGGATGGGCCTACATGCTAATCGGGACTAAACTACAACCCTTTTGCAAAAAAATGCTCATTGGTGATTTAGAAATGTTGGAATCTTCCCTATATCAGGATATTTTAGAAAATTTAGATGTTTCGGAGTTTAAAGGGAAACCAGTTATTGTAAAAGGTTGCTCTAACAAACCGGTACCTTCCAATGCATATTTATGGGTAACCGCTAAACTTCAGACAGTTGCAAAAAGCGTAATGTATGGTGAGGCCTGCTCTTCAGTACCACTATTTAAGGCAAAATAA